A single Gemmatimonadota bacterium DNA region contains:
- a CDS encoding type II toxin-antitoxin system RelE/ParE family toxin: MIISFRNRGLKRLYDYGSAKGIRTDLVRKITHILSDLDAATKPSDLDLPGYRLHPLKGSLKEFWSVSVSANWRIIFRFEKENVHDVDLVDYH, translated from the coding sequence GTGATTATATCGTTTCGAAATCGTGGTCTAAAACGGTTATATGATTACGGTTCTGCAAAAGGAATCCGAACCGACCTTGTGAGAAAGATTACACACATTCTTTCAGACCTTGATGCTGCCACCAAACCATCCGATCTCGATCTACCAGGGTATCGACTACATCCACTGAAGGGCAGTTTGAAGGAGTTTTGGAGTGTATCTGTTTCTGCAAACTGGAGAATCATTTTCCGATTTGAAAAGGAAAACGTCCACGATGTTGATCTGGTCGACTACCACTAG
- a CDS encoding FAD-dependent oxidoreductase yields the protein MIRDSYWLDMPYTPSNPLSGDLDVDVVVIGGGVTGVTGALFLAEGGARVAVLERREIASGATGRNGGFMLAGTHEYYAEAVEELTDLYGPDGRRLAREAWTIALENHDLMAGLMKKYDIQCDYYRHGSYVIAMKRPDRGSHQNPLERIVQSYNLLQEDGFEVAYLDEEELYEIKRSPLLAGALRNKFDGELHPVKYVRGLAAAARGLGVLCFENTPVTGVERKDRRLHVHTPGGRIRTQHVLLGMNAYTPQLDARYERRIIPHRGQVFTTEPVSERLFNGVFYANDGWEFWRQLHDGPWEGGRLLFGGGRNHHIRAERGFHFLRRRSRPGQPVRTYRGYKERPTRAVQRTNDRAFNGAFPHLAALGRSHRWGGVMGFSYDSSPFVGETETPGVHIVAGFTGRGNAYATVAARMLSDRLLGKPATLERQFDTVKRVFDPLRGGIDAENRRR from the coding sequence ATGATCCGTGACTCCTACTGGCTGGACATGCCCTACACGCCCTCCAATCCCCTGTCCGGGGACCTGGACGTGGACGTCGTCGTGATCGGCGGTGGCGTGACGGGAGTGACCGGCGCCCTGTTCCTGGCCGAGGGCGGCGCGCGCGTGGCGGTACTCGAGCGGCGGGAGATCGCCTCGGGCGCGACGGGCCGCAACGGGGGGTTCATGCTGGCCGGGACTCACGAGTACTACGCCGAGGCCGTGGAGGAACTGACGGACCTGTACGGCCCGGACGGCAGGAGGCTGGCGCGGGAGGCGTGGACGATCGCCCTCGAGAACCACGATCTCATGGCCGGTCTCATGAAAAAGTACGACATACAATGCGACTACTACCGGCACGGCAGCTACGTAATCGCGATGAAACGGCCGGACCGCGGTTCTCACCAGAATCCGCTGGAACGCATTGTTCAATCGTACAACCTACTCCAGGAGGATGGATTCGAGGTGGCCTACCTGGACGAGGAGGAACTCTACGAGATCAAGCGAAGTCCGCTCCTGGCGGGTGCCCTGCGGAACAAGTTCGACGGCGAACTCCACCCGGTCAAATACGTGCGTGGTCTCGCGGCCGCCGCGCGGGGGCTGGGCGTCCTGTGCTTCGAAAATACGCCGGTCACCGGGGTCGAACGGAAAGACCGCAGACTGCACGTGCATACGCCGGGTGGAAGGATCCGGACGCAACACGTGCTCCTCGGAATGAACGCCTACACCCCGCAACTCGATGCGCGGTACGAGCGGCGCATCATCCCCCACCGGGGGCAGGTCTTCACGACGGAACCAGTGTCCGAGCGGCTGTTCAACGGCGTCTTCTATGCCAACGATGGCTGGGAATTCTGGCGGCAGCTGCACGACGGGCCATGGGAGGGCGGCCGGCTGCTATTCGGCGGGGGCAGGAATCACCACATCCGCGCCGAGCGGGGATTCCACTTCCTGCGGCGCCGAAGCCGGCCGGGCCAGCCGGTCCGGACGTACCGGGGGTACAAGGAGCGCCCCACGCGGGCGGTGCAGCGGACGAACGACCGGGCGTTCAACGGCGCCTTCCCCCACCTGGCCGCCCTCGGCCGCTCCCACCGCTGGGGCGGCGTCATGGGCTTTTCCTACGACAGCAGCCCCTTCGTCGGCGAGACGGAAACGCCGGGCGTCCACATCGTCGCCGGATTCACGGGCCGGGGCAATGCCTACGCCACGGTGGCGGCGCGCATGCTCAGCGACCGGCTGCTGGGCAAGCCCGCAACCCTGGAGCGCCAGTTCGATACGGTGAAGCGGGTTTTCGATCCATTGCGCGGCGGGATCGACGCGGAAAACCGGCGCCGGTAA
- a CDS encoding amino acid ABC transporter permease — MTSTIGQRKSRFRLNRLDGILLVGLIAAAGWMWYRSAIGVAYRWDWPQALSTVFATGDAGETPFFLTGIYATLRLSLWGAVLASILGVLIGVGRYAGGRTLCMFCGTYIQILRNIPPLVFIFIFYFFISSQLMPLLGLDALFSRPAEEATGWQRFLFGPPALWENLVSGVLCISFISAAYIAEVVRAGLAAIPRGQWEAGESLGIPVLDRYRFVIFPQALARIAPPLTGQYISLVKDSSIVSLISVQELTFVGSEIANSSGLLFEVWLLVAFVYFLLCLSLSILLRQVERRMTRHFHQFA; from the coding sequence ATGACGTCGACGATCGGTCAAAGGAAAAGCCGGTTCCGGCTCAATCGGCTGGACGGGATCCTGCTGGTGGGATTGATCGCGGCGGCCGGCTGGATGTGGTACCGTTCGGCCATCGGCGTGGCGTACCGCTGGGACTGGCCCCAGGCGCTTTCGACCGTCTTTGCCACCGGCGACGCCGGCGAGACGCCCTTTTTCCTGACGGGGATCTACGCGACCCTGCGGCTCAGTCTCTGGGGGGCGGTATTGGCCAGCATACTGGGCGTGCTGATCGGTGTGGGCAGGTACGCCGGGGGGCGCACGCTGTGCATGTTCTGCGGGACCTACATCCAGATCCTGCGCAACATCCCGCCCCTGGTGTTCATCTTCATCTTCTACTTCTTCATCAGCAGCCAGTTGATGCCCCTGCTGGGCCTGGACGCCCTGTTCAGCCGGCCCGCGGAGGAAGCTACGGGATGGCAGCGCTTCCTCTTCGGCCCCCCGGCGCTCTGGGAGAACCTGGTCTCCGGCGTGCTGTGCATATCCTTCATCAGCGCCGCGTACATCGCCGAAGTCGTCCGGGCTGGCCTGGCCGCCATACCCCGCGGCCAGTGGGAGGCCGGGGAAAGCCTGGGCATACCGGTCCTGGACCGCTACCGGTTCGTCATCTTTCCCCAGGCGCTGGCCCGCATCGCACCGCCGCTGACGGGCCAGTACATCTCCCTGGTGAAGGATTCGTCCATCGTCTCCCTCATCTCCGTCCAGGAACTGACCTTCGTCGGCTCGGAAATCGCCAATTCGAGCGGGCTGCTCTTCGAGGTGTGGCTGCTGGTGGCCTTCGTGTACTTCCTGCTCTGCCTGTCCCTTTCCATCCTGCTTAGGCAGGTGGAACGGCGCATGACCCGGCACTTTCACCAGTTCGCGTAG
- a CDS encoding amino acid ABC transporter permease, whose protein sequence is MSNWIQPAAIAGILVFAVMRGAENINYRWQWYRVDDFLFTSENGAWAAGPLVQGLFVTLEISVLSLILTLVIGLATALLRLSSSVVGRGLARGYLELIRNTPLLIQLYVMYFVLGPILGWGQTTTAIACLAAFQGAYTSEIFRAGLRAIPRGQVEAGDSLGLTRLDNYRYVILPQVLRNMLPPLTNEAVSLVKNSSIVSVIAIFDLTTQGRNLIADTFLTFEIWLTVAAIYLAVTLALSTAAAMAERRRAGA, encoded by the coding sequence TTGTCGAACTGGATCCAGCCGGCAGCCATCGCCGGCATCCTCGTCTTCGCGGTCATGCGCGGCGCCGAGAACATCAACTACCGTTGGCAGTGGTACCGGGTCGACGACTTCCTGTTCACGTCTGAAAACGGCGCCTGGGCCGCCGGTCCGCTGGTCCAGGGCCTGTTCGTCACCCTCGAAATATCCGTCCTCAGCCTCATCCTGACCCTCGTCATCGGGCTCGCGACCGCGCTCCTGCGGCTGTCTTCCTCCGTGGTCGGGCGCGGACTCGCCCGCGGGTACCTGGAACTGATCCGCAATACCCCCCTGTTGATCCAGCTCTACGTAATGTACTTCGTACTCGGCCCGATCCTCGGATGGGGACAGACCACGACGGCGATCGCGTGCCTCGCCGCGTTCCAGGGCGCCTATACGTCCGAGATCTTCCGGGCCGGCCTGCGGGCCATCCCCCGGGGGCAGGTCGAGGCGGGGGATAGCCTGGGACTGACGCGCCTCGACAATTACCGGTATGTCATCCTGCCACAGGTGCTCCGGAACATGCTGCCGCCGCTCACCAACGAGGCGGTATCGCTCGTGAAGAACTCCTCGATCGTCAGCGTCATCGCCATCTTCGATCTCACCACGCAGGGCCGGAACCTCATCGCGGACACCTTCCTGACCTTCGAGATCTGGCTGACCGTGGCCGCGATCTACCTGGCCGTGACCCTGGCCCTTTCCACCGCGGCGGCCATGGCCGAACGGCGAAGGGCGGGCGCATGA
- a CDS encoding amino acid ABC transporter ATP-binding protein produces MIAFEDVSKWFGTFQVLRDVDLSIGEGECVVICGPSGSGKSTLIRCINRLETHDRGTVRVHGVPLGPGERLPRELRGKIGMVFQSFNLFPHMTVLRNLALAPMRNLGMDKEKAEETALSYLERVHIGDQAEKYPDQLSGGQQQRVAIARALCMQPDILLFDEPTSSLDPEMIREVLDVIFELTDSGITMVCVTHEMGFARKVSDRVVFMDHGEIVESAAPDAFFDAPREERTRAFLNQILHYEASA; encoded by the coding sequence ATTATCGCGTTTGAAGACGTAAGCAAGTGGTTCGGGACTTTCCAAGTGCTCCGGGACGTGGATCTGAGCATCGGCGAAGGCGAGTGCGTCGTCATCTGCGGACCATCCGGATCGGGCAAGTCCACGCTGATCCGCTGCATCAACCGGCTGGAAACCCACGACCGGGGCACGGTCCGGGTCCACGGCGTCCCGCTGGGACCGGGCGAGCGGCTTCCCCGCGAACTGCGCGGGAAGATCGGCATGGTGTTCCAGAGCTTCAACCTGTTCCCCCACATGACCGTCCTGCGGAACCTGGCCCTCGCCCCCATGCGCAATCTCGGGATGGATAAGGAGAAGGCGGAAGAAACCGCCCTGTCCTACCTCGAGCGCGTGCACATCGGGGACCAGGCCGAAAAGTACCCCGACCAGCTTTCCGGGGGGCAGCAGCAACGCGTGGCGATCGCCCGGGCGCTGTGCATGCAGCCCGATATCCTGCTTTTCGACGAACCCACGTCGTCCCTCGACCCGGAGATGATCCGGGAGGTCCTCGACGTGATCTTCGAGCTTACGGACAGCGGCATCACCATGGTCTGCGTGACCCACGAAATGGGTTTCGCCCGCAAGGTCTCCGACCGGGTCGTCTTCATGGACCACGGCGAGATCGTCGAAAGCGCCGCGCCGGACGCCTTCTTCGACGCGCCCAGGGAAGAACGGACCCGGGCCTTCCTCAACCAGATCCTCCACTACGAGGCTTCGGCGTGA
- a CDS encoding creatininase family protein, producing MSDALPQDRPVQLWKMTRRQFREGIYDGNLKGAFIPTGSTEQHNEHLEMSHDTASAVHVSERAAQALYPEVVVTTPLAIGVSEHWMDHKGTLTTRPEIFTELLYDVADSMKRGGISHILAVNGHAGNAGPVNAALEDIKSRLGVDFAFCSYWEAYTPEIVQKYMESNNCPGHASEFETSFAYAAFPRHVHWEGVDYDSARLTISQADRATQDREFHHEAKLADAVKGQGMIDVAVDWVAARMKAMIEGT from the coding sequence ATGTCCGACGCCCTACCCCAAGACCGGCCCGTACAACTCTGGAAAATGACCCGCAGGCAGTTCCGCGAGGGGATCTACGACGGCAACCTCAAGGGAGCGTTCATCCCCACGGGCAGTACGGAACAGCACAACGAGCACCTGGAGATGTCCCACGACACCGCCAGCGCCGTCCACGTGTCCGAACGCGCCGCGCAGGCGCTCTATCCCGAGGTCGTGGTCACCACGCCGCTGGCCATCGGCGTGTCGGAGCACTGGATGGACCACAAGGGAACGCTGACGACCCGGCCCGAGATCTTCACGGAACTCCTCTACGACGTGGCCGACAGCATGAAACGGGGCGGGATCAGCCATATCCTGGCCGTCAACGGCCACGCCGGGAACGCCGGTCCCGTCAACGCCGCGCTGGAGGACATCAAGTCCCGCCTGGGGGTCGATTTCGCCTTCTGCAGCTACTGGGAAGCCTATACCCCGGAAATTGTCCAAAAGTACATGGAGTCGAACAACTGTCCCGGCCACGCCAGCGAGTTCGAGACCTCCTTCGCCTACGCGGCCTTCCCCAGGCACGTCCACTGGGAAGGCGTCGACTACGACTCGGCCAGGCTGACCATTTCCCAGGCCGACCGGGCGACCCAGGACCGGGAATTCCACCACGAGGCCAAGCTCGCCGACGCCGTGAAGGGACAGGGCATGATCGACGTGGCGGTAGACTGGGTCGCGGCCAGGATGAAAGCGATGATCGAGGGCACCTGA
- a CDS encoding cupin domain-containing protein translates to MYFVEEENMSNKSIAPGVSIAVAGGDRAQMSFVTLTPGSQVPMHDHPHEQLGVVLEGEFVMVIGEESRTIKTGDKYVIPGGVRHGVTEVMVKSVALDIFSPPREDYA, encoded by the coding sequence ATGTATTTCGTCGAAGAAGAAAACATGTCCAATAAGTCCATCGCCCCGGGCGTCAGCATCGCCGTGGCCGGAGGCGACCGGGCCCAGATGTCCTTCGTGACGCTCACACCGGGATCGCAGGTGCCCATGCACGACCATCCCCACGAACAGCTGGGCGTGGTGCTGGAAGGTGAGTTCGTCATGGTCATCGGGGAGGAAAGCCGGACCATTAAAACGGGCGACAAGTACGTGATACCCGGCGGGGTGCGACACGGCGTGACCGAAGTCATGGTCAAGTCCGTCGCCCTCGACATCTTCAGCCCGCCCCGGGAGGATTACGCTTAA